In Rhodovulum sulfidophilum DSM 1374, the following are encoded in one genomic region:
- a CDS encoding Crp/Fnr family transcriptional regulator — MPFVDMLLAGARQRHLCRGEALFHMADPSHDMIGIADGVVDVVLEPGIDGPRLGFVAKAGNWLGGVGMPGTSLRRISAIARRDVTILSVSAQHIETVALADGETWRHIASNIVNHFDNLGLLLHANVHRDNVVRILITLRRLHDFNDGATEFPLTQTDLAEMAGLSRNSANRVVRVLVEDGLIETGYGWIRILDPSRLSARLVRAHLPDWIDVHRQPVEA, encoded by the coding sequence GTGCCCTTTGTCGACATGCTTCTGGCCGGGGCGCGGCAGCGCCATCTGTGCCGGGGCGAGGCCCTGTTCCATATGGCCGATCCCTCGCATGACATGATTGGAATCGCTGACGGAGTCGTCGATGTGGTGCTCGAGCCCGGGATCGACGGGCCGCGGCTGGGATTCGTGGCCAAGGCCGGCAACTGGCTGGGCGGGGTCGGCATGCCCGGAACCTCGCTGCGCCGCATTTCCGCCATTGCCCGTCGCGATGTCACGATATTGTCGGTTTCGGCCCAGCATATCGAAACCGTGGCGCTGGCCGATGGCGAGACCTGGCGCCATATCGCCTCGAATATCGTCAACCATTTCGACAATCTCGGGCTTTTGCTGCATGCAAATGTCCATCGCGACAATGTGGTCCGGATTCTGATCACGCTTCGGCGGCTGCATGATTTCAACGATGGCGCCACCGAATTTCCGCTGACCCAGACCGATCTGGCCGAGATGGCGGGGCTTTCGCGCAATTCGGCCAACCGCGTGGTGCGGGTGCTGGTCGAGGACGGGCTGATCGAGACCGGCTATGGCTGGATCCGCATCCTCGATCCGTCGCGGCTTTCGGCGCGTCTGGTGCGCGCGCATCTGCCCGACTGGATCGATGTCCACCGGCAGCCGGTCGAGGCCTGA
- a CDS encoding DUF1153 domain-containing protein → MFLKRIDGPRTVTLPDGSTMSRADLPPADTRRWVASRKAAVVKAVAAGLISEEEALERYRLSSEEFASWKKAVRDHGIAGLKVTSLKSTRRSEL, encoded by the coding sequence ATGTTCCTGAAACGCATCGACGGTCCGCGCACCGTTACCTTGCCCGATGGCAGCACGATGAGCCGGGCCGACCTTCCTCCGGCGGATACCCGACGCTGGGTGGCCAGCCGCAAGGCGGCCGTCGTCAAGGCGGTTGCCGCCGGGCTGATTTCCGAGGAGGAGGCGCTAGAGCGATACCGGCTCTCCTCCGAGGAATTCGCCAGTTGGAAGAAGGCGGTACGTGATCACGGCATCGCCGGGCTGAAGGTAACCTCGTTGAAATCCACACGCCGAAGCGAGCTTTGA
- a CDS encoding TRAP transporter small permease: MSGAYRPRTALGRAVHSVEETVIALLMGLMVLVTFVNVVLRYVFNDSLVWSLELTLTLFAWLVLFGIAYGFKITMHLGVDAVLNMVSSRSQRLLSLVAVAICLVYAALMMKGAWDYWAPFANMAPTTGHWFPTGFKEMKPWDYRGYVPTERIPLPEVLRAPLEYLFLPEGEEPYEKLPIAVPYAIIPFGVAMMLYRLIEAAFRIVSGRQQGLIVSHEAEDAVEEAAREKDA, from the coding sequence ATGAGTGGAGCCTATCGGCCAAGGACCGCGCTGGGACGCGCGGTTCATTCCGTCGAAGAGACGGTGATCGCCCTTCTTATGGGGCTCATGGTGCTGGTCACCTTTGTCAACGTGGTGCTGCGCTATGTCTTCAATGACAGCCTGGTCTGGAGCCTCGAACTGACGCTGACCTTGTTTGCCTGGCTGGTGCTGTTCGGCATCGCCTATGGCTTCAAGATCACCATGCATCTGGGCGTGGACGCGGTCCTCAACATGGTGTCGTCGCGGTCCCAGCGGCTGTTGTCGCTGGTCGCGGTGGCGATCTGTCTGGTCTATGCGGCGCTGATGATGAAAGGGGCCTGGGATTACTGGGCGCCCTTTGCCAACATGGCGCCGACCACCGGGCACTGGTTCCCGACCGGTTTCAAGGAGATGAAGCCCTGGGATTATCGCGGCTACGTGCCGACCGAGCGCATTCCGCTGCCAGAGGTCCTGCGCGCGCCGCTCGAATACCTGTTCCTGCCCGAGGGAGAGGAACCCTATGAGAAGCTGCCCATCGCCGTGCCCTATGCGATCATCCCGTTCGGCGTGGCCATGATGCTGTACCGGCTGATCGAGGCGGCGTTCCGGATCGTCTCCGGACGCCAGCAGGGGCTGATCGTCAGTCACGAAGCCGAGGACGCGGTCGAAGAAGCCGCCCGCGAGAAGGACGCCTGA
- the ctrA gene encoding response regulator transcription factor CtrA, with product MRVLLVEDDPTTAKSIELMLTHANLNVYTTDLGEEGIDLAKLYDYDLILLDLNLPDMNGHEVLRQLRLARIDTPILILSGAADTENKIKGFGFGADDYMTKPFHREELVARIHAIIRRSKGHSQSVIRTGKIEVNLDAKTVEVEGKPVHLTGKEYQMLELLSLRKGTTLTKEMFLNHLYGGMDEPELKIIDVFICKLRKKLAQATGGETYIETVWGRGYVLRDPEPDQAMSGSFALGA from the coding sequence ATGCGCGTTCTGTTGGTGGAAGATGATCCGACCACAGCGAAGAGCATCGAGCTTATGCTGACCCATGCCAACCTCAACGTCTATACCACGGACCTGGGGGAAGAAGGCATAGATCTCGCAAAGCTCTATGACTACGATTTGATTCTTCTTGACCTCAATCTGCCCGACATGAACGGGCATGAGGTCCTGCGTCAGCTGCGGCTGGCGCGCATAGACACCCCGATCCTCATCCTGTCGGGGGCCGCCGATACCGAGAACAAGATCAAGGGCTTCGGCTTCGGCGCCGATGACTACATGACCAAGCCGTTCCATCGCGAAGAGCTGGTGGCGCGCATCCATGCCATCATCCGCCGGTCGAAGGGACATTCCCAGTCGGTGATTCGCACCGGCAAGATCGAGGTCAATCTCGACGCCAAGACAGTCGAGGTCGAGGGCAAGCCGGTGCATCTGACCGGCAAGGAATACCAGATGCTCGAACTGCTCTCGCTCCGGAAGGGGACGACCCTCACCAAGGAGATGTTCCTGAACCACCTCTATGGCGGCATGGACGAGCCCGAGCTGAAGATCATCGACGTCTTCATCTGCAAGCTTCGCAAGAAGCTGGCCCAGGCCACCGGCGGCGAAACCTATATCGAGACGGTCTGGGGCCGCGGCTATGTGCTGCGCGACCCCGAGCCGGACCAGGCCATGTCGGGCTCCTTCGCGCTCGGCGCCTGA
- a CDS encoding DUF2059 domain-containing protein, whose amino-acid sequence MRPCLALVLVGMLLAPPLWADASRDERLEAAHDYVQRAVADMDLEEIVRSMWRPTVASIEASGTQLTSSQRRRIETLYYDIYTDRLRDLMLSQDELMADLMTLDEIQALRDFYATPEGRSVMQKLPKILNAQQPQIIELVKSTMPEVLSKMQGIVDTP is encoded by the coding sequence ATGCGCCCTTGCCTTGCCCTTGTTCTTGTCGGGATGCTCCTTGCCCCGCCGCTCTGGGCCGACGCGAGCCGCGACGAAAGGCTCGAGGCGGCCCATGACTATGTCCAGCGCGCGGTGGCCGATATGGATCTCGAGGAGATCGTGCGCTCGATGTGGCGCCCGACCGTCGCCAGCATCGAGGCCTCGGGCACACAGCTGACGTCCTCGCAACGCCGCCGGATCGAAACGCTTTATTACGATATATATACGGATCGCCTGCGGGACCTGATGCTGTCGCAGGATGAGCTGATGGCCGATCTGATGACGCTGGACGAGATACAGGCCTTGCGCGACTTCTATGCCACGCCCGAGGGCCGCTCGGTGATGCAGAAGCTGCCGAAAATCCTGAACGCGCAGCAGCCGCAGATCATCGAGCTGGTGAAGAGCACGATGCCAGAGGTCCTGTCGAAGATGCAGGGAATCGTCGACACGCCCTGA
- a CDS encoding ferredoxin--NADP reductase, protein MNQQTAVTEPAKKTLPDAQTVTEVRHYTDRLFYFRTSRPQSLRFRSGEFVMIGLPGDNGKPIMRAYSIASPSWDDGLDFYSIKVQDGPLTSKLQHIQPGDEIILRPKPVGTLVLDALLPGKRLWFLATGTGIAPFASLMRDPDTYERYDEVIMMHTCREVAELEFGRQLVESLPEDPLIGEFVGNKLKYYPTTTRESSKWMGRVTDNLASGKVFADLGLEGTQMDPATDRAMVCGSLDFNKDVMAIMEGWGLNEGANSEPAQYVVEKAFVG, encoded by the coding sequence ATGAACCAGCAGACTGCCGTGACAGAGCCCGCCAAGAAGACCCTGCCCGATGCGCAGACCGTGACCGAGGTCCGCCACTATACCGACCGGTTGTTCTATTTCCGCACGTCGCGGCCGCAATCGCTGCGGTTCCGCTCTGGCGAGTTCGTGATGATCGGACTGCCCGGCGATAACGGCAAGCCGATCATGCGGGCCTATTCGATCGCCTCGCCGTCCTGGGATGACGGGCTCGACTTCTATTCCATCAAGGTGCAGGACGGCCCGCTGACCTCGAAGCTGCAGCATATCCAGCCCGGCGACGAGATCATCCTGCGGCCCAAGCCCGTGGGCACGCTGGTGCTGGACGCACTCCTGCCCGGCAAGCGGCTGTGGTTCCTCGCGACCGGCACCGGCATCGCCCCCTTCGCAAGCCTGATGCGCGACCCCGATACCTATGAGCGGTATGACGAGGTCATCATGATGCATACCTGCCGCGAGGTGGCGGAACTGGAATTCGGCCGCCAGTTGGTCGAGAGCCTGCCCGAAGACCCGCTGATCGGCGAATTCGTCGGCAACAAGCTGAAATACTATCCCACGACGACCCGCGAGAGCTCGAAATGGATGGGTCGGGTGACCGACAACCTCGCCTCGGGCAAGGTCTTCGCCGATCTCGGCCTCGAGGGCACGCAGATGGACCCGGCCACCGACCGCGCCATGGTCTGCGGCTCGCTCGACTTCAACAAGGACGTAATGGCGATCATGGAAGGCTGGGGCCTCAACGAGGGCGCCAATTCCGAGCCCGCCCAATACGTGGTCGAGAAGGCCTTCGTAGGCTGA
- the mnmA gene encoding tRNA 2-thiouridine(34) synthase MnmA, with protein sequence MPLDGAARPLNSLGFAKPESETRVLVAMSGGVDSSVVAALLAEQGYDVVGITLQLYDHGAALAKKGACCAGRDIHDARRVAESVGFPHYVLDYENVFRDAVIEEFADSYLAGATPVPCIRCNERVKFRDLLATAKDLEADCMATGHYIQRKIGPNGPELHCAADPARDQSYFLFSTTPDQLDYLRFPLGHLPNKDATRALAVKYGLPVADKPDSQDICFVPEGNYASVIEKLRPGAAEPGDIVHADGRVLGAHKGVIHYTVGQRRGLGIGGLEEPLYVVRLDVETRQVVVGPKEMLSTRIVPVREINWLGDRPLSAQREWEVSVKVRSTRPPRSAILRPLSETEAEVELLTPEEGVSPGQACVLYETGNSRVLGGGWIWRGNNRG encoded by the coding sequence ATGCCTCTCGACGGCGCCGCGCGCCCTCTGAATTCGCTGGGCTTTGCGAAGCCCGAATCCGAAACCCGCGTCCTCGTTGCCATGTCCGGCGGGGTCGACAGTTCGGTGGTGGCCGCGCTCTTGGCCGAGCAGGGCTATGACGTCGTGGGAATCACCCTGCAGCTTTACGATCACGGCGCGGCCCTGGCCAAGAAGGGCGCCTGCTGCGCGGGACGCGACATCCATGATGCCCGCCGGGTGGCCGAAAGCGTCGGCTTCCCGCATTACGTGCTCGATTACGAGAACGTGTTCCGCGACGCGGTGATCGAGGAATTCGCGGACAGCTATCTGGCGGGCGCGACGCCGGTGCCCTGCATCCGCTGCAACGAGCGGGTCAAGTTCCGCGACCTGCTGGCGACGGCGAAGGATCTCGAGGCCGACTGCATGGCGACCGGCCATTACATCCAGCGCAAGATCGGACCGAACGGGCCCGAACTGCATTGCGCGGCCGATCCGGCGCGCGATCAGTCCTATTTCCTGTTCTCGACCACGCCCGACCAGCTCGACTATCTGCGCTTCCCGCTGGGGCATCTGCCCAACAAGGATGCGACCCGGGCGCTTGCGGTGAAATACGGCCTTCCGGTGGCCGACAAGCCCGACAGCCAGGACATCTGCTTCGTGCCCGAGGGCAATTATGCCTCGGTGATCGAGAAGCTGCGCCCCGGGGCTGCCGAGCCGGGCGATATCGTCCATGCCGATGGCCGCGTGCTGGGGGCCCACAAGGGCGTGATCCATTACACCGTCGGCCAGCGCCGGGGGCTGGGCATCGGCGGGCTTGAAGAACCGCTTTACGTCGTCCGGCTCGATGTCGAGACCCGCCAGGTGGTGGTCGGCCCGAAGGAGATGCTCTCGACCCGGATCGTGCCGGTGCGCGAGATCAACTGGCTGGGCGACCGGCCGCTGAGCGCACAGCGCGAATGGGAGGTGTCGGTCAAGGTCCGCTCGACCCGGCCGCCGCGCAGCGCGATCCTGCGGCCGCTTTCCGAGACCGAGGCCGAGGTCGAGCTGCTGACGCCGGAAGAAGGTGTGAGCCCCGGTCAGGCCTGCGTCCTGTATGAAACCGGCAACAGTCGGGTATTGGGCGGCGGCTGGATCTGGCGCGGGAATAATCGGGGTTGA
- the ligA gene encoding NAD-dependent DNA ligase LigA, translated as MTDERPVEALSESEARAELARLAEAVAKADAAYHQEDAPTLSDAAYDALKRRNAAIEARFPALKRADSPSDRVGAAPAEGFAKVAHVRRMLSLANAFDGTDVAEFDARIRRYLGLATEARLLYTAEPKIDGLSLSLRYEGGRLVQAATRGDGEVGENVTANARTIADIPGILADAPDILEVRGEVYMAHADFEALNARQAETGAKTFANPRNAAAGSLRQLDPAITAARPLKFFAYAWGEVSTPLAATQMEAIERLKALGFQVNPLTVLCDGPEALAAHYAGIEQRRATLGYDIDGVVYKVNDLALQERLGFRATTPRWAIAHKFPAELAWTRLDRIEIQVGRTGALSPVARLHPVTVGGVVVSNATLHNEDYIAGRDSKGNEIRGGKDIREGDWVQVYRAGDVIPKVADVDLAKRPVDTLPYRFPSLCPECGSEAIREEGDAVRRCSGGLICPAQAVERLKHFVSRGAFDIEGLGAKQVEALYKDGWITEPADIFELEARYGEGGRQLKNREGWGEKSATNLFAAIKTRRLIPLDRLIFALGIRHLGEAAADLLARNFQTWAAFEAAVTQATVGEGPEWEALLSIDGVGTVMATSLITAFHQEAERASIDRLVAHLTVEPVAPRAAVDSPVAGKTVVFTGKLEKVSRAEAKARAEALGAKVAGSVSKKTDLVVLGPGAGSKAKKAEELGVETVDEDGWLALIEGA; from the coding sequence ATGACCGACGAACGTCCAGTCGAAGCGCTGTCGGAGAGTGAGGCACGGGCAGAGTTGGCCCGGCTGGCCGAGGCTGTTGCCAAGGCCGATGCCGCCTATCACCAGGAAGACGCGCCCACCCTGTCGGACGCGGCCTATGACGCGCTCAAGCGGCGCAATGCGGCGATAGAGGCCCGGTTCCCGGCGCTCAAGCGCGCCGACAGCCCGTCGGACCGGGTCGGGGCCGCCCCCGCCGAAGGCTTCGCCAAGGTTGCGCATGTCCGGCGCATGCTGTCGCTGGCCAATGCCTTTGACGGCACGGATGTGGCCGAGTTCGATGCCCGTATCCGCCGCTATCTGGGGCTCGCGACCGAGGCGCGGCTTCTTTATACCGCCGAGCCCAAGATAGACGGGCTCTCGCTGTCCCTGCGCTATGAAGGCGGTCGGCTGGTCCAGGCCGCGACCCGGGGCGATGGCGAGGTCGGCGAGAATGTCACCGCCAATGCCCGCACCATCGCCGACATCCCCGGGATACTGGCGGATGCCCCCGACATCCTCGAGGTCCGGGGCGAAGTCTATATGGCCCATGCCGATTTCGAAGCGCTGAACGCGCGTCAGGCCGAGACCGGGGCCAAGACCTTCGCCAACCCGCGCAATGCCGCCGCCGGCTCGTTGCGCCAGCTCGATCCCGCCATCACCGCCGCCCGGCCGCTGAAATTCTTCGCCTATGCCTGGGGCGAGGTCTCGACACCCCTGGCCGCGACCCAGATGGAGGCGATCGAGCGGCTGAAGGCGCTGGGGTTCCAGGTCAATCCGCTGACGGTCCTCTGCGATGGCCCAGAGGCGCTGGCCGCACATTACGCCGGGATCGAACAGCGCCGCGCGACGCTGGGCTATGACATCGACGGCGTGGTCTACAAGGTGAATGACCTCGCCCTGCAGGAGCGCCTGGGCTTTCGCGCGACCACGCCCCGCTGGGCCATCGCCCATAAATTCCCGGCCGAGCTTGCCTGGACCCGGCTCGACCGGATCGAGATCCAGGTCGGCCGCACCGGGGCGCTGTCGCCGGTGGCACGGCTGCATCCGGTGACGGTGGGCGGCGTCGTCGTCTCGAACGCGACGCTGCATAACGAGGATTACATCGCCGGCCGCGATTCGAAGGGCAACGAGATCCGGGGCGGCAAGGACATCCGCGAAGGCGACTGGGTGCAGGTCTATCGCGCGGGCGACGTGATCCCGAAAGTGGCAGATGTCGATCTCGCCAAGCGCCCCGTTGATACCCTGCCTTACCGGTTTCCCAGCCTGTGCCCCGAATGCGGCTCGGAGGCGATCCGCGAAGAGGGCGATGCGGTCCGGCGTTGCTCGGGCGGGCTGATCTGCCCGGCCCAGGCGGTCGAGCGGCTCAAGCATTTCGTCAGCCGCGGCGCCTTCGACATCGAGGGGCTGGGCGCCAAGCAGGTCGAGGCGCTTTACAAGGACGGCTGGATCACCGAGCCCGCCGACATCTTCGAGCTCGAGGCGCGATATGGCGAGGGCGGCAGGCAACTGAAGAACCGTGAAGGCTGGGGCGAGAAATCCGCCACCAATCTATTCGCGGCGATCAAGACGCGGCGTTTGATCCCGCTCGACCGGCTGATCTTCGCGCTCGGCATCCGCCATCTGGGCGAGGCCGCGGCCGATCTTCTGGCCCGCAACTTCCAGACATGGGCGGCCTTCGAAGCGGCAGTCACGCAGGCTACGGTGGGCGAGGGCCCGGAATGGGAGGCGCTTCTGAGCATCGACGGGGTCGGCACGGTGATGGCCACATCGCTGATCACCGCCTTCCACCAGGAGGCCGAGCGGGCCTCGATCGACCGGCTGGTCGCGCATCTGACGGTCGAACCGGTGGCGCCGCGGGCGGCCGTCGACAGCCCCGTCGCGGGCAAGACCGTGGTCTTTACCGGCAAGCTCGAGAAGGTGAGCCGGGCCGAGGCCAAGGCGCGGGCCGAGGCGCTGGGGGCCAAGGTCGCGGGCTCGGTCTCGAAGAAGACCGATCTGGTGGTCTTGGGCCCCGGTGCGGGCTCGAAGGCGAAGAAGGCCGAGGAACTGGGGGTCGAGACCGTCGACGAGGACGGCTGGCTGGCACTGATCGAGGGCGCATGA
- a CDS encoding TRAP transporter substrate-binding protein produces MKALTTAATAVALTLSAGAAFADCDPGETVIKFSHVTSSTSPKGLAADLLAERVNKEMDGKVCMEVYPNTTLYDDDKVLEAMLNGDVQMAAPSLSKFEKYTKKLRIFDLPFMFKNMEAINAFQTSETGEAMKQSMMRRGLLGLAFWHNGLKQFSADKPLLLPEDAKGLKFRVQASDVLVAQMEALDASPQPMAFSEVYGALQTGVVDGQENTWSNIYTQKFFEVQDGITESNHGVIDYMVVTSVEWWEGLDPEIRDQLATILQEVTVTRNTESTAVNQAAKQAIIDAGTTVRTLTPEERQAWVDVMKPVWAEFEADVGADAIAVAQEINEQY; encoded by the coding sequence ATGAAAGCTCTGACTACCGCTGCCACGGCCGTGGCGCTGACCCTGTCCGCCGGAGCCGCCTTTGCGGACTGCGATCCGGGCGAGACCGTCATCAAGTTCAGCCATGTGACCAGCTCGACCAGCCCCAAGGGCCTTGCCGCCGACCTGCTCGCCGAGCGCGTCAACAAGGAGATGGACGGCAAGGTCTGCATGGAAGTCTATCCCAACACCACGCTCTACGACGATGACAAGGTGCTGGAGGCGATGCTGAACGGCGATGTGCAGATGGCTGCGCCCTCGCTGTCGAAATTCGAGAAATACACCAAAAAGCTGCGGATCTTCGACCTGCCCTTCATGTTCAAGAACATGGAGGCGATCAACGCGTTCCAGACCTCCGAGACCGGCGAGGCGATGAAGCAGTCGATGATGCGCCGGGGCCTTCTGGGGCTGGCCTTCTGGCATAACGGGCTCAAGCAGTTCTCGGCCGACAAGCCGCTTCTGCTGCCCGAGGATGCCAAGGGGCTGAAATTCCGGGTGCAGGCCTCGGACGTTCTGGTGGCGCAGATGGAGGCGCTCGATGCCAGCCCGCAGCCGATGGCCTTCTCCGAGGTCTATGGCGCGCTGCAGACCGGTGTCGTCGACGGTCAGGAAAACACCTGGTCGAACATCTACACCCAGAAATTCTTCGAGGTGCAGGACGGCATCACCGAATCCAACCATGGCGTGATCGACTACATGGTCGTGACCTCGGTCGAATGGTGGGAGGGGCTCGATCCCGAGATCCGCGACCAGCTGGCGACGATCCTGCAGGAGGTGACGGTCACGCGGAACACCGAGTCGACCGCCGTCAACCAGGCCGCCAAGCAGGCGATCATCGATGCGGGCACCACGGTGCGCACGCTGACGCCCGAGGAGCGTCAGGCCTGGGTCGATGTGATGAAGCCGGTCTGGGCCGAGTTCGAGGCCGATGTCGGTGCCGATGCCATCGCGGTGGCTCAGGAAATCAACGAACAATACTGA
- the recG gene encoding ATP-dependent DNA helicase RecG encodes MSGRPDILFPLFGALDTLDGIGPKSARLLAQLGVEKPRDLIFTLPHTAIDRRPVETVADIAPGEVATVEVLVGAHMPAPRKGRPYRIQVQDAGTAFQLVFFHARGEYLAKILPEGARRIISGKLEVFDGMAQIVHPDHVLPPEEAGEIPEFEPVYPLTAGLTLKTMTRAVASALTRAPDLPEWIDPALLADEGWPGWRAALTAAHAPQSARDIAATAPARQRLAYDELLAHQLTLALARADQRRGKGRASRGDGRLRQKALAALPFRPTDAQARAMEEIAEDMGSEARMTRLLQGDVGAGKTLVAWMALLVAVEAGGQGAMMAPTEILARQHLESLQPLAESAGVVIEILTGRDKGKDRAAKLAALAAGDIQVLVGTHAVFQKDVAFRDLRLAIVDEQHRFGVAQRLELGAKGRGVDMLVMTATPIPRSLALAGYGDLDVSVLDEKPPGRTPVKTALVSVERMEEVVAHLQKAVAEGRQAYWVCPLVEESEVSDLTAAEERFKRLRAVFGDKVGLVHGQLPPAEKDAAMRAFQQGETSVLVATTVIEVGVNVPNASIMVIERAEGFGLAQLHQLRGRVGRGAAASTCLLMYQAPLGEAGRRRLEILRETEDGFRIAEEDLAMRGAGDLIGTAQSGLPRFRIADLERQAALMAVAQSDARRLLAEDPGLSGSRGQAARVLLWLMERDKAIRLLKVG; translated from the coding sequence ATGAGCGGGCGGCCCGATATCCTGTTCCCGCTGTTCGGGGCGCTCGACACGCTGGACGGGATCGGGCCGAAATCGGCCAGGCTGCTGGCCCAGCTCGGGGTCGAGAAGCCGCGCGATCTGATCTTCACGCTGCCCCATACCGCCATCGACCGCCGCCCGGTCGAGACGGTCGCGGACATCGCGCCGGGCGAGGTCGCGACGGTCGAGGTGCTGGTCGGCGCCCATATGCCCGCACCGCGAAAGGGCCGCCCCTATCGCATTCAGGTCCAGGATGCCGGGACCGCCTTTCAACTGGTCTTCTTTCATGCCCGCGGCGAGTATCTGGCGAAGATCCTGCCCGAAGGCGCGCGGCGGATCATCTCGGGCAAGCTCGAGGTCTTCGACGGCATGGCCCAGATCGTTCATCCAGATCATGTCCTGCCGCCAGAGGAGGCCGGGGAAATCCCGGAATTCGAGCCGGTCTATCCGCTGACGGCCGGGCTGACGCTGAAAACGATGACGAGGGCCGTGGCCTCGGCGCTGACCCGCGCGCCCGATCTGCCCGAATGGATCGACCCGGCGCTTCTGGCGGATGAAGGCTGGCCGGGCTGGCGCGCGGCGCTGACGGCTGCCCATGCACCGCAATCGGCGCGCGACATAGCGGCGACCGCGCCCGCCCGGCAGCGGCTGGCTTATGACGAACTCTTGGCCCATCAGCTGACGCTGGCGCTGGCGCGGGCCGATCAGCGACGGGGCAAGGGCCGGGCAAGTCGGGGCGACGGGCGGCTGCGGCAGAAGGCGCTGGCCGCCTTGCCATTCCGCCCGACCGATGCCCAGGCCCGCGCGATGGAGGAAATTGCCGAGGACATGGGCTCCGAGGCGCGGATGACGCGGCTTCTGCAGGGCGATGTCGGTGCGGGCAAGACGCTGGTCGCCTGGATGGCGCTTCTGGTTGCGGTCGAGGCGGGCGGGCAGGGCGCGATGATGGCCCCGACCGAGATCCTCGCCCGCCAGCATCTGGAAAGCCTGCAACCGCTGGCCGAAAGCGCGGGCGTGGTGATCGAGATCCTGACCGGCCGCGACAAGGGCAAGGACCGTGCGGCGAAGCTGGCGGCGCTGGCCGCGGGCGACATCCAGGTGCTGGTCGGCACTCATGCGGTCTTCCAGAAGGACGTGGCGTTCCGCGACCTGCGGCTTGCCATCGTCGACGAACAGCACCGCTTTGGCGTGGCCCAGCGGCTGGAGCTTGGGGCCAAGGGGCGGGGCGTCGACATGCTGGTGATGACCGCGACCCCGATCCCGCGCAGCCTCGCGCTGGCGGGCTATGGCGATCTCGACGTCTCGGTGCTGGACGAGAAGCCGCCGGGCCGGACCCCGGTCAAGACCGCGCTGGTCTCGGTCGAGCGGATGGAAGAGGTGGTGGCGCATCTGCAGAAGGCGGTGGCCGAGGGGCGGCAGGCTTACTGGGTCTGCCCGCTGGTCGAGGAATCCGAGGTTTCGGACCTGACCGCCGCCGAGGAACGCTTCAAGCGGTTGCGCGCGGTTTTCGGCGACAAGGTCGGGCTGGTGCATGGCCAGCTGCCGCCGGCCGAGAAGGATGCCGCGATGCGCGCCTTCCAGCAGGGCGAGACCTCGGTTCTGGTCGCGACCACGGTGATCGAGGTCGGCGTGAACGTGCCCAATGCCTCGATCATGGTGATCGAGCGGGCCGAGGGCTTCGGGCTTGCCCAGCTGCACCAGTTGCGCGGCCGGGTCGGGCGCGGGGCGGCGGCCTCGACCTGTCTGCTGATGTATCAGGCGCCTCTGGGCGAGGCCGGGCGGCGGCGGCTGGAGATCCTGCGCGAGACCGAGGACGGCTTCCGCATCGCCGAGGAAGACTTGGCGATGCGCGGCGCGGGCGATCTGATCGGCACCGCGCAATCGGGTCTGCCGCGCTTTCGCATCGCCGATCTGGAACGGCAGGCCGCCCTGATGGCGGTGGCGCAAAGCGATGCCCGCAGGCTTCTGGCCGAAGATCCGGGCCTTTCCGGGTCGCGCGGGCAGGCGGCGCGGGTGCTCTTGTGGCTGATGGAACGCGACAAGGCGATCCGGCTCCTCAAGGTCGGTTGA